One Spirochaetota bacterium DNA segment encodes these proteins:
- a CDS encoding HD domain-containing protein has product MECDEKKRKLSIEEIIKLSNELNTIQDLDILLEKLLYEARKSVNADAGSIYIKDKDELVFSHVQNDTLIQRLPPGQKLIYSTFRVKINTRSISGFVASTGTIVNIPDVYNISPHVPYKFNSTYDEISKYKTTSMLTVPLQTVNGTIIGVLQLINAKDDKGNVISFTKDDEPIVMLFANNASLVLQRAQMTRALLLRMISMAELRDPKETGAHVNRVATYAIELYERWAKNHSIDQKEIETNRDILRMAAMLHDVGKVAISDLILKKPGRFTKEEYDIIKGHTFLGARLFKDTQSQFDEIASIVALTHHENWDGTGYPGYVDVDTGKPLEKGIDGKPLPRKGEEIPIFGRIVSLADVYDALSSRRVYKDAWDENDVLNEIKNASGKKFDPELVDIFFECHDFLKSIRLRYPDSE; this is encoded by the coding sequence ATGGAATGTGACGAGAAAAAAAGAAAACTCTCAATAGAAGAAATAATAAAACTCTCAAATGAGCTCAATACTATTCAGGATTTAGATATACTGCTTGAAAAATTACTTTATGAAGCCCGAAAATCAGTAAATGCTGATGCAGGTTCCATATATATAAAAGATAAGGATGAGCTTGTTTTTAGTCATGTGCAAAATGACACTCTTATACAACGATTGCCTCCAGGACAAAAATTAATATATTCAACTTTCCGTGTTAAAATTAATACCCGTTCCATTTCAGGTTTTGTTGCTTCAACGGGCACTATAGTAAACATTCCCGATGTGTATAATATTTCCCCCCACGTACCGTACAAATTCAATTCTACTTACGACGAAATCTCTAAGTATAAAACAACATCAATGCTTACAGTCCCCTTGCAAACAGTAAATGGCACCATCATTGGTGTATTGCAGTTAATAAATGCAAAAGACGATAAAGGAAATGTAATATCATTTACTAAAGATGATGAACCAATAGTAATGTTGTTTGCAAATAATGCCAGCCTTGTATTGCAGCGTGCTCAGATGACCAGAGCACTGCTTTTAAGAATGATAAGCATGGCCGAATTGCGTGACCCCAAAGAGACAGGTGCCCACGTTAACCGTGTAGCTACTTATGCTATTGAGCTATATGAGCGTTGGGCAAAAAACCATTCTATTGATCAAAAAGAGATAGAAACTAATAGGGATATTTTGCGTATGGCTGCCATGCTTCATGATGTTGGTAAAGTAGCTATATCTGATCTCATTTTGAAAAAACCTGGTCGATTTACTAAGGAAGAATATGATATTATTAAAGGACATACATTTCTAGGAGCCAGGTTATTTAAGGATACTCAATCACAGTTTGATGAGATAGCAAGTATAGTAGCACTTACACATCACGAAAACTGGGATGGCACTGGATACCCCGGCTATGTTGATGTTGATACAGGGAAGCCTCTTGAAAAAGGTATTGATGGTAAACCATTGCCACGTAAAGGTGAAGAAATACCCATATTTGGACGAATAGTTTCACTGGCTGATGTATATGATGCGCTTTCATCACGAAGAGTATATAAGGATGCATGGGATGAAAATGACGTGCTCAATGAAATTAAAAATGCTTCAGGAAAGAAATTTGATCCCGAGCTAGTTGATATATTTTTTGAATGTCACGACTTTCTAAAATCTATCAGGTTGCGGTATCCTGATAGTGAATAA
- the purQ gene encoding phosphoribosylformylglycinamidine synthase I: MATPRALILTGYGINCDEETRFAFALAGAEATIVHINDIIENTSILNNYQIFAFPGGFSYGDDTGSGKALANKIKNNLSDEMYAFLQRDTLMIGICNGFQVMVNLGIVPGLTLPFGKVEVSLEHNATFRFQCRWIDLKINPNSNCVFTKGIDMLHIPVAHGEGNFVAPQNIIDALTKNNQIIMQYSKPDGTLAHGQFPYNPNGSMLDIAAICDTTGRIMGMMPHPERHIYFMQRDDWTYLREEYKRNKTDMPVYGEGLKIFKNAVEYFL, translated from the coding sequence ATGGCTACACCACGTGCACTCATACTGACAGGATATGGAATTAATTGTGATGAAGAAACCCGTTTTGCATTTGCATTAGCAGGTGCTGAAGCAACTATTGTACACATAAATGATATCATTGAAAATACATCTATCCTCAACAACTATCAGATTTTTGCATTCCCTGGAGGATTTTCTTATGGGGATGATACCGGTAGCGGGAAAGCTCTTGCTAATAAAATAAAAAATAATTTATCCGATGAGATGTATGCTTTTTTACAGCGTGATACTTTGATGATTGGTATATGTAATGGATTTCAGGTTATGGTTAACCTTGGGATAGTTCCGGGTTTAACTTTGCCATTTGGTAAGGTAGAGGTTTCTCTTGAGCACAACGCAACATTCAGATTTCAATGCCGATGGATTGATTTAAAAATTAATCCCAATTCCAACTGTGTCTTTACAAAGGGAATTGATATGTTGCATATTCCAGTTGCACATGGTGAAGGTAATTTTGTTGCACCACAAAATATTATAGATGCATTAACTAAAAACAATCAAATAATAATGCAGTATAGTAAACCAGATGGCACTTTAGCACACGGACAATTCCCATATAACCCAAATGGCTCTATGTTAGATATCGCTGCCATCTGCGATACTACTGGAAGGATAATGGGAATGATGCCACATCCTGAGCGTCATATCTATTTTATGCAACGAGATGACTGGACATATCTACGTGAAGAATATAAAAGAAATAAAACGGATATGCCAGTATACGGTGAAGGTTTAAAAATTTTTAAAAATGCGGTAGAATATTTTTTATAG
- a CDS encoding protein-L-isoaspartate(D-aspartate) O-methyltransferase — translation MNWQITTVIFIMIALAIALVSLFNATFNDVKGESLQQLRELMVKKQIEARGVKDPRVLKAMLQVERHKFVPELSIPQAYEDHPLPIGYGQTISQPYIVALMTELCELDGSEKVLEIGTGSGYQAAILSLLAKEVYTIEIVEPLGKQAAMRLKSLGYKNVTVKIGDGYKGWPEHAPFDVIMLTAAPPTVPDALLNQLKEDGGILVAPVGDYHQELVKIVRNGNKYSQKVITYVRFVPMVPSNE, via the coding sequence ATGAATTGGCAAATTACAACAGTTATATTTATAATGATTGCACTAGCGATAGCTCTTGTTTCATTATTTAATGCTACGTTCAATGATGTAAAGGGGGAATCTTTGCAACAGCTTCGTGAATTGATGGTAAAAAAACAGATAGAAGCCCGTGGAGTGAAAGACCCTCGTGTGTTAAAGGCTATGCTTCAAGTAGAAAGGCATAAGTTTGTACCAGAACTCAGTATCCCTCAAGCGTATGAAGACCATCCACTACCTATTGGCTATGGACAGACAATTTCGCAGCCATATATTGTAGCATTGATGACCGAATTATGTGAACTTGATGGCAGTGAGAAAGTTCTTGAAATTGGTACCGGTTCGGGATACCAGGCTGCAATTTTGTCATTGCTTGCAAAAGAAGTGTATACCATTGAGATAGTTGAACCACTTGGTAAACAGGCAGCCATGCGACTAAAATCGTTAGGATATAAAAATGTTACTGTTAAAATTGGTGATGGCTATAAAGGCTGGCCTGAACATGCTCCGTTTGATGTTATTATGTTAACTGCAGCACCACCAACAGTGCCTGATGCATTGCTCAACCAGCTCAAAGAGGATGGTGGTATACTGGTAGCACCGGTAGGCGATTATCACCAAGAACTTGTAAAAATTGTCCGCAACGGCAATAAATATTCACAAAAAGTAATAACCTATGTGCGTTTTGTACCTATGGTTCCGTCAAATGAATAA
- a CDS encoding sodium-translocating pyrophosphatase — MDSMLFWIAPIGSIVALLFAYIFYKMMMKADRGNEKMIEIAQAVREGAFAYLKQQYKVVSLVFVILVILLSILAYYGIQNPFVPFAFLTGGFFSGLCGFLGMNTATHASSRTAQGAKESLNRGLQVAFRSGAVMGLVVVGFGLLDISLWYIVLNWVYDNNIMGFSQALAEKIGIIAAGQTFDASLLTNEAFKHGKLVEITTTMITFGLGASTQALFARVGGGIYTKAADVGADLVGKVEAGIPEDDPRNPATIADNVGDNVGDVAGMGADLYESYCGSILSTAALGAALPLVGIENINAVIAPMIVAGLGIIFSVIGIFFVRTEEDASMKTLLKALNRGVWGSSFLLIIALAVLAHVNIISWGVFGSSIAGLIAGLIIGKSTEYYTADDYSPTQGIAKQHTMGPATGILDGISTGMLSSGIPVLTIVLGILAAFGLAGGFGTEPEAVSKGLYGIAFAAVGMLSTLGITLATDAYGPIADNAGGNAEMSGLGKEVRTKTDALDMLGNTTAAIGKGFAIGSAALTAMALIAAYIEEVKIWVSKYAARSAEGFFQVGSVKFYNILPANITPDLNNVLIKNATIGDFVRAYDITLLNPMVLCGLFLGAMMAFVISALTIKAVGRAAGAMVEEVRRQFKEFPGILKGTQKPDYARCVMISTAGAQKKMILPSMLALIVPIAAGLLLGVAGTTGVLAGALAAGFALACMLNNAGGAWDNAKKFIEKGNYGGKGSDAHKAGVIGDTVGDPFKDTSGPSLNILLKLMSMVSVVFAGVVVHFYPQIAKLLGMMK; from the coding sequence ATGGATAGTATGCTTTTTTGGATAGCCCCAATTGGGTCGATCGTTGCTCTTTTATTTGCTTACATCTTCTATAAAATGATGATGAAAGCAGATAGAGGAAATGAAAAAATGATCGAAATTGCACAGGCAGTGCGTGAAGGGGCTTTTGCTTATCTCAAGCAACAATACAAGGTGGTCTCTTTAGTCTTTGTGATCCTGGTAATTTTATTGTCAATTCTAGCGTATTATGGGATCCAGAATCCGTTTGTACCATTTGCTTTCTTAACAGGTGGTTTTTTCTCAGGATTGTGTGGATTTTTGGGAATGAATACTGCTACCCATGCATCTTCACGAACAGCTCAGGGTGCTAAGGAATCTTTAAACAGAGGATTGCAGGTAGCTTTCCGTTCGGGTGCAGTTATGGGTCTGGTAGTTGTAGGGTTTGGTTTGCTTGACATTTCTTTATGGTATATTGTTCTGAATTGGGTGTATGATAATAATATCATGGGATTCAGCCAGGCATTAGCTGAAAAAATAGGCATTATTGCTGCTGGACAAACATTTGATGCTTCACTGCTTACTAATGAAGCATTTAAACATGGCAAACTTGTAGAAATTACTACAACAATGATTACCTTTGGTTTGGGTGCTTCTACTCAGGCCCTTTTTGCTCGTGTTGGTGGTGGTATCTACACCAAAGCTGCAGACGTTGGTGCTGACCTAGTTGGTAAAGTTGAAGCTGGGATTCCTGAAGACGACCCCCGCAACCCTGCTACAATTGCTGACAACGTTGGCGACAATGTTGGTGACGTTGCCGGTATGGGTGCCGACCTCTATGAATCATACTGCGGTTCAATCCTTTCAACTGCTGCATTAGGTGCTGCTTTGCCACTTGTTGGTATAGAAAACATCAATGCAGTAATTGCACCTATGATTGTTGCTGGTCTTGGTATTATTTTCTCAGTTATTGGTATCTTCTTTGTTAGAACTGAAGAAGATGCCTCAATGAAAACTTTGCTGAAAGCACTTAACCGTGGCGTATGGGGAAGTTCATTCCTTTTAATTATCGCATTAGCGGTGTTAGCTCATGTTAATATTATTTCGTGGGGTGTTTTTGGTTCTTCTATAGCTGGTTTAATTGCAGGCTTAATTATTGGTAAATCTACTGAATACTATACTGCTGATGATTATTCGCCAACTCAGGGTATTGCAAAACAGCATACAATGGGACCTGCAACAGGTATTCTTGATGGTATTTCAACTGGTATGTTATCTTCAGGTATACCAGTCCTTACCATAGTACTAGGCATCCTTGCTGCATTTGGCCTTGCAGGCGGTTTTGGAACAGAACCTGAAGCAGTATCAAAAGGATTATATGGTATTGCTTTTGCCGCTGTTGGAATGCTTTCTACCCTTGGTATTACACTTGCAACTGATGCATATGGACCAATAGCTGACAATGCTGGTGGTAATGCAGAAATGAGTGGTTTAGGTAAAGAAGTAAGAACAAAAACCGATGCACTCGATATGTTAGGCAATACAACAGCTGCAATAGGGAAAGGCTTTGCTATAGGTTCTGCTGCACTTACTGCTATGGCTCTTATTGCTGCGTATATTGAGGAAGTAAAAATCTGGGTTAGCAAGTATGCAGCACGAAGTGCAGAAGGTTTCTTCCAGGTTGGTTCTGTTAAATTTTATAATATATTGCCTGCAAATATAACTCCTGATTTAAATAACGTACTTATCAAAAATGCTACAATCGGCGATTTTGTACGAGCATATGATATCACTCTGCTTAATCCTATGGTACTCTGCGGTTTATTCCTTGGAGCTATGATGGCATTCGTTATATCAGCATTGACTATAAAGGCTGTTGGTAGAGCAGCTGGTGCAATGGTTGAAGAAGTACGTCGTCAGTTCAAGGAATTCCCAGGCATATTGAAAGGAACTCAGAAGCCTGATTACGCACGTTGCGTTATGATTTCAACTGCTGGTGCACAGAAAAAGATGATCCTTCCTTCAATGTTAGCTTTGATTGTTCCTATCGCAGCAGGATTACTATTGGGTGTTGCAGGAACAACTGGTGTTCTTGCTGGTGCTTTGGCAGCAGGATTTGCACTTGCATGTATGCTTAACAATGCAGGTGGTGCATGGGACAATGCAAAGAAATTTATTGAAAAAGGTAACTATGGCGGAAAAGGTTCTGATGCTCACAAAGCCGGTGTTATAGGCGACACAGTTGGTGACCCATTCAAAGATACTTCAGGTCCATCTCTTAACATTCTCTTGAAGCTTATGAGTATGGTATCTGTAGTATTTGCTGGTGTAGTGGTTCACTTCTACCCACAGATTGCAAAACTATTAGGTATGATGAAGTAA
- a CDS encoding aspartate-semialdehyde dehydrogenase: MKKYNIVILGATGAVGIEFRKILLQRNFPINNIRFLGKTTVGQTLEFGDRKVTVEPVTDNSFKGFDIALFSAGASISREVARKAADSGCIVIDNSSAWRMEKDVPLVVPEVNPNDVDWHNGIIANPNCSTIQMVVALKPIHDVAKIKRIVVSTYQAVSGTGLKAIEELQIQVKDIINGNPISQRKVYPHQIAFNVLPHIDVFLENGYTKEEMKMVNETKKIMGDSSIQVTATTVRVPVFYGHSESVNIETEKKITPQEVRELLRNAKGVTVVDDPSKNEYPLAIHAAGKDDVFVGRIREDESIPNGINLWIVSDNIRKGAALNAIQIAELLIEKKMV; this comes from the coding sequence ATGAAGAAATACAACATAGTGATATTAGGTGCAACTGGAGCTGTTGGTATAGAGTTCAGAAAAATTTTATTACAGCGCAATTTTCCTATCAATAATATCCGTTTTTTGGGTAAAACTACAGTAGGGCAAACTTTAGAGTTTGGGGACAGAAAGGTTACTGTGGAACCTGTGACTGATAATTCATTTAAAGGATTTGATATTGCTTTGTTTTCAGCTGGTGCTTCTATTAGTCGTGAAGTAGCACGTAAAGCCGCTGATTCAGGATGTATTGTAATTGACAACAGCTCAGCATGGCGTATGGAAAAGGATGTTCCATTAGTTGTTCCCGAGGTTAATCCCAATGATGTTGACTGGCACAATGGTATTATAGCCAATCCCAATTGTTCTACAATACAAATGGTGGTTGCCCTCAAACCTATACATGATGTGGCAAAGATAAAGCGAATTGTAGTTAGCACATACCAAGCTGTTTCAGGGACTGGCCTCAAAGCAATTGAGGAGCTACAGATTCAGGTAAAAGATATAATCAATGGAAATCCCATTTCGCAACGAAAAGTGTATCCACATCAAATAGCTTTTAATGTATTGCCTCATATAGATGTATTCCTTGAAAATGGATACACAAAAGAAGAAATGAAAATGGTTAACGAAACCAAAAAAATTATGGGCGATAGCTCTATTCAAGTAACTGCAACAACAGTAAGGGTCCCAGTATTCTATGGACATTCAGAATCAGTGAATATTGAAACTGAAAAGAAGATAACTCCACAGGAAGTGCGAGAACTGCTACGAAATGCAAAAGGTGTAACAGTTGTTGATGACCCATCAAAGAATGAATATCCTCTGGCAATTCATGCAGCAGGCAAAGATGATGTCTTTGTAGGCAGAATCAGAGAGGATGAATCAATACCAAATGGAATCAACCTGTGGATAGTATCTGATAATATACGCAAGGGTGCAGCACTCAATGCTATTCAAATCGCAGAATTATTAATAGAAAAGAAGATGGTATAA
- a CDS encoding AIR synthase-related protein, giving the protein MELAHYRIEIYYTIPDSRGIVLKKKLSHLGFHVEQCVRTDNYLINIPLTVTQIENVAKALIQPVTQNYCINQPYIPNHFTYAIEIGYLPGVTDNVAHTTREMIQDIFKTECDPEKSVFTTSTYFLWGDISYNDIHEISLELYNPLIQRANILTYDDYISNNGFGNAIPVVTLHEDPKAEIVSLNVSQEELLALGKEGIKNPDGTRRGPLALDMLSLEAIKKYYQEIEKRNPTDVELESIAQTWSEHCKHTIFAAQLDDINDGIFKHYIKEATLRIRREKGKNDICVSVFSDNAGGIEFDDEYVIADKVETHNSPSALDPFGGAITGIVGVNRDAIGFGLGAKPVANRYGFCFANPFDTKPLYKSKDKNSKMLSPRRIMEGVIHGVNVGGNCSGIPTPQGFVYFDDRYKGKPLVFVGTVGLIPKKIKGKSSVQKKAMPGDNIVMVGGRVGRDGIHGATFSSEALTSGSPATAVQIGDPITQKKLSDAIVKEARDKGLYHSITDNGAGGLSCSVSEMAREAGGFIVYLDKVPLKYPGLAPWQIWVSESQERMTLAVPDETLQEFLNLMKRRGVDAWVIGKFTDSGRGIVYYNNEIVFNIDLHFLHEGLPQKKLTSTYAPQSHPYPAFDDPLNATNDFIAMVQRLNTASFEFISTQYDHEVQGNSVIKPLQGKGKVNGNATVIRPVLTSKRGVVLSHGLYPSYSDIDTYWMAACSIDTAVRNAVAAGCDFDRLALLDNFCWCDSTNPYRLGQLKEAARACYDFAVAYKTPFISGKDSMFNDFKGYDENFNEVFISVPPTLLISSIGVVSDISYCQTLDFKKPGDLIYILGITNDELGGSEYLAYMGEKLSGKKYIGSTVPKVDPQRNSAIYITVEKALRNGLIASSASVERGGIAIALAKSSMGGLLGAHIDLSKIPHHNIDRNDTLLYSESQGRILVSIAPENKQEFEALCKDIPFAHIGYVENEPYINVIGLNNKTIISISVNELHTAYKSTFSEF; this is encoded by the coding sequence ATGGAATTGGCTCATTATCGCATTGAAATATATTATACTATCCCTGATTCAAGGGGTATTGTTCTAAAAAAGAAATTATCCCATTTAGGGTTTCATGTTGAACAATGTGTTCGTACCGATAACTATCTCATTAACATACCTCTTACCGTAACTCAAATTGAAAATGTTGCAAAAGCCCTTATACAGCCTGTAACACAAAATTACTGTATAAATCAACCATATATACCCAATCATTTTACGTATGCCATAGAGATTGGCTATCTTCCGGGAGTAACAGATAACGTAGCCCACACAACCCGAGAAATGATACAGGACATTTTTAAAACCGAATGTGATCCTGAAAAATCTGTTTTCACTACTTCAACTTATTTTCTATGGGGTGATATAAGCTATAATGATATACACGAGATTTCGTTGGAATTGTATAATCCATTGATACAAAGAGCAAATATTTTAACATATGATGATTATATTTCAAATAACGGGTTTGGAAATGCTATCCCTGTTGTAACCCTACATGAGGATCCAAAAGCCGAAATAGTGTCATTAAACGTATCTCAAGAAGAGCTTTTAGCATTGGGGAAAGAAGGCATAAAAAATCCTGATGGGACACGGCGAGGACCATTAGCTCTTGATATGCTTTCTTTAGAAGCAATAAAAAAATATTATCAAGAGATAGAGAAGCGAAATCCTACTGATGTAGAGCTTGAGTCCATAGCTCAAACATGGAGCGAGCACTGCAAACACACTATATTTGCAGCTCAACTGGATGATATCAATGACGGTATATTCAAGCATTATATTAAGGAAGCAACGTTACGAATAAGGCGAGAGAAGGGAAAAAACGACATCTGTGTTTCTGTATTTAGTGATAATGCAGGAGGGATAGAGTTTGATGATGAGTATGTTATTGCTGATAAGGTTGAAACTCACAACAGTCCAAGTGCACTGGACCCATTTGGTGGTGCTATCACCGGGATTGTAGGTGTAAACAGGGATGCTATTGGGTTTGGATTGGGCGCAAAACCTGTTGCCAATCGCTATGGTTTCTGCTTTGCTAATCCTTTTGACACAAAGCCATTATACAAATCAAAAGATAAAAATTCCAAAATGCTTTCACCCAGAAGAATCATGGAAGGGGTAATCCATGGCGTCAATGTTGGTGGCAATTGTTCTGGTATTCCAACACCCCAGGGATTTGTATATTTTGATGATCGTTATAAAGGGAAACCTCTTGTATTTGTGGGCACAGTTGGTCTTATACCAAAAAAAATAAAAGGCAAATCATCAGTCCAGAAAAAGGCCATGCCTGGCGACAATATTGTAATGGTTGGCGGCAGAGTGGGACGCGATGGAATTCATGGCGCAACATTTTCTTCCGAAGCTTTGACATCAGGGAGTCCAGCCACTGCAGTTCAAATAGGCGATCCTATTACTCAGAAAAAGTTATCTGATGCCATTGTAAAGGAAGCCCGCGATAAAGGGCTATATCATTCAATAACCGATAACGGTGCAGGTGGTCTTTCATGCTCAGTTTCTGAAATGGCACGTGAAGCTGGTGGCTTTATTGTGTATCTTGACAAAGTGCCATTAAAGTATCCTGGCCTTGCTCCCTGGCAGATATGGGTTTCAGAATCTCAAGAACGCATGACGCTTGCAGTACCGGATGAAACGCTGCAGGAATTTTTAAACTTAATGAAACGAAGGGGAGTGGATGCATGGGTTATAGGTAAGTTTACTGATTCAGGCAGAGGCATAGTATACTATAACAATGAGATAGTCTTTAATATTGATCTTCACTTTTTACATGAAGGTCTTCCTCAGAAAAAGCTTACAAGTACCTATGCACCACAATCACATCCATATCCAGCATTTGATGATCCACTGAATGCAACTAATGATTTTATAGCGATGGTTCAACGTCTCAATACAGCTAGTTTTGAATTTATATCAACACAATATGATCACGAAGTACAGGGAAACAGTGTGATCAAGCCATTGCAGGGGAAAGGAAAAGTTAATGGCAATGCTACAGTTATTCGTCCAGTGCTCACATCAAAGCGCGGAGTAGTGCTATCCCACGGATTATATCCTTCATACAGTGATATTGATACATATTGGATGGCAGCATGTTCAATTGATACGGCAGTTCGCAATGCTGTTGCTGCTGGTTGTGATTTTGATAGATTAGCATTGCTCGACAACTTCTGCTGGTGTGATTCTACTAATCCATACAGATTAGGTCAGTTAAAAGAAGCAGCACGCGCATGCTATGACTTTGCTGTAGCGTATAAAACACCATTCATTAGCGGAAAAGATAGCATGTTTAATGATTTCAAAGGATACGATGAAAATTTCAATGAAGTATTTATTTCTGTTCCTCCTACACTGTTGATTTCTTCAATTGGAGTTGTCTCCGATATTTCATATTGCCAAACATTAGATTTTAAAAAGCCCGGCGACTTAATTTATATACTTGGTATTACTAACGATGAACTAGGTGGAAGTGAATATCTTGCTTATATGGGGGAAAAATTATCAGGGAAAAAATATATCGGTAGTACTGTGCCTAAAGTTGATCCGCAGCGCAATAGTGCAATTTACATAACTGTTGAAAAAGCATTACGTAATGGACTTATTGCATCAAGTGCCAGCGTTGAACGAGGTGGTATAGCGATAGCTTTGGCAAAATCGTCAATGGGTGGTTTATTGGGTGCTCATATCGATTTAAGTAAAATACCTCACCACAATATTGATCGAAATGATACATTGCTGTATTCAGAATCACAGGGGCGTATTTTAGTTTCGATAGCTCCTGAGAATAAACAAGAATTTGAAGCACTTTGCAAAGACATACCCTTTGCACACATTGGATATGTTGAAAATGAGCCATATATTAATGTAATTGGTCTGAACAACAAAACTATAATTTCAATTTCGGTTAACGAACTTCACACAGCATATAAATCGACATTCAGTGAATTTTAG
- the argC gene encoding N-acetyl-gamma-glutamyl-phosphate reductase, which translates to MKKALIVGATGFGGLGLIEILLRHKGFKIAQLVARKDVGKKISDVFPHLEGFCDMIVESPEEIHYDDMDIAFFSTPDKAGMQLIHEFYKRNIPVIDFSGDFRFTTVDDYTVYAKNKGMSTEHLATDVLAHTVYGLPEKYADKIKKARIVGNPGCFAIAMILGLLPAVEEGIIESDTIICDGKTGVSGAGKNPGEANFYPQRYEDVNTYREGHHQHIVEVENILNAHSKSHKKILFIPQIVPLNRGILITIYADVKASIDATKVFDLYKSYYANKPFIHITQRSCHTTDVRGTNRCQIRPSIDQRTGKLFITSVIDNLIKGQSGNAVQNANLMMGFDETEGLMVPAFYP; encoded by the coding sequence ATGAAAAAAGCATTAATAGTTGGAGCTACAGGATTTGGTGGACTTGGATTAATTGAGATACTATTACGCCATAAGGGATTTAAGATTGCACAGCTAGTAGCTCGTAAAGATGTTGGAAAAAAAATATCTGATGTATTTCCTCACTTAGAAGGATTCTGCGATATGATCGTTGAATCACCTGAAGAAATACACTATGATGATATGGACATTGCCTTTTTTTCAACCCCTGATAAAGCAGGTATGCAGCTAATTCATGAATTTTATAAACGTAATATCCCTGTTATTGATTTCAGTGGCGATTTCAGGTTCACCACTGTTGATGATTATACTGTGTATGCAAAAAATAAAGGAATGAGTACCGAACACTTGGCTACTGATGTTCTTGCTCATACCGTGTATGGTCTTCCTGAAAAATATGCAGACAAAATTAAAAAAGCCAGAATTGTTGGCAACCCTGGCTGCTTTGCAATAGCAATGATTTTGGGATTACTCCCTGCAGTAGAGGAAGGTATAATTGAATCAGATACAATCATATGTGATGGTAAAACAGGTGTATCAGGTGCAGGGAAAAATCCAGGTGAAGCAAATTTTTATCCTCAGCGCTACGAAGACGTTAATACATACCGTGAAGGCCATCACCAACATATTGTAGAAGTGGAAAATATTTTGAATGCACACAGTAAAAGTCACAAAAAAATATTATTTATACCACAGATTGTACCTTTAAATAGAGGAATTCTGATTACTATCTATGCTGATGTAAAAGCTTCAATAGATGCCACAAAAGTCTTTGATTTATACAAAAGTTATTACGCCAATAAACCGTTCATTCATATAACCCAACGTTCTTGCCATACCACCGATGTACGCGGTACAAATCGCTGTCAGATACGCCCTTCAATTGACCAACGTACCGGCAAGCTTTTCATAACCTCAGTGATAGACAATCTTATAAAAGGACAATCAGGGAATGCAGTGCAAAATGCCAATTTAATGATGGGTTTTGATGAAACCGAAGGATTAATGGTTCCTGCTTTTTACCCTTAA